One stretch of Falco naumanni isolate bFalNau1 chromosome 7, bFalNau1.pat, whole genome shotgun sequence DNA includes these proteins:
- the LOC121090954 gene encoding SERTA domain-containing protein 2-like, which produces MLGRGLKRKLSDYEENMAGLSSAFDSSRNLPYPLKRQLVLNMCLTKLQTYKMLVEPNLHRSVLIANTVRQIQEEMRQESNQQPINVCPGIAPSSHSYTGVESSGISLQLPSGVSQQESNCCDLRSVEDPIENSLLIVSDDDMSSAISSILKDLDFVEDISPPTCLVPTGDDQPKFSENTGLKLEDDRQDLKGAECVFGSFEISNSTSYLKDLAIDDIFEDIDTSMYDSDFCCPPLMPPRPPSLATEEPLKTFPSCNSSSASNIQICRTDLSELDHIMEILVGS; this is translated from the coding sequence ATGTTGGGGAGAGGTCTAAAACGCAAGCTGAGTGACTATGAGGAGAACATGGCTGGTCTCTCGAGTGCCTTTGATTCCAGTCGAAATCTGCCATACCCACTTAAGAGGCAGCTGGTGCTTAATATGTGCCTCACCAAGTTACAGACATACAAAATGCTGGTGGAACCGAACTTGCACCGTTCTGTCCTCATAGCCAACACAGTACGGCAAATTCAAGAGGAAATGAGACAAGAGAGTAACCAGCAGCCGATTAATGTCTGCCCTGGCATTGCTCCTAGTTCTCACAGCTACACAGGGGTGGAGTCATCTGGGATTTCTCTTCAGTTGCCTTCAGGTGTTAGTCAGCAGGAGTCTAACTGTTGCGACTTGCGGTCTGTAGAAGACCCAATTGAAAATAGCCTGCTGATAGTTTCAGATGATGATATGTCATCTGCTATTTCATCCATTCTGAAGGATTTAGACTTTGTAGAAGATATAAGCCCGCCTACTTGTCTGGTTCCTACTGGAGACGACCAGccaaagttttcagaaaatactggtCTGAAACTAGAAGATGATAGACAGGATTTGAAGGGAGCTGAATGTGTGTTTGGTTCCTTTGAGATTTCAAATTCAACTAGTTACTTGAAGGATTTGGCAATAGATGACATTTTTGAAGATATTGACACTTCAATGTATGATTCAGACTTTTGTTGCCCGCCACTAATGCCGCCCAGACCACCATCTCTTGCTACAGAAGAACCATTGAAAACCTTTCCATCTTGTAATTCATCTTCAGCAAGCAACATTCAGATATGTAGAACAGATCTGAGTGAGTTGGACCACATCATGGAAATTCTTGTTGGATCCTGA